CTTGCGATTCAGTTAAACCGTTCTGAAAAACTGCTTTGGTTTCATTCAGCAATTTTTCCATCAGCGCAACTGTATTTTCTAATGTCTTTACATTTTCATCTGCTACAACAGCCGTGTAATAGGCTTTTGAAATTTCTGCCTGTGCTTCACGTTGTGTGCGCTCCACATTTAAACGAGAAAGATTGGCCAGATTCTTGGTGGCTTGTAATCCCACTAAATAAGAACCGTCGAAAAGCAATTGCGATGCTGTTACAGATCCGGTGACATTATAATCTGTACCGAATTTTAATCCGATTAACTGATCGGCAGGTGCTGAGGGATTGAATGCATTGGCGGGGACAACCGTTGTAGGAAGATTCAGGTAATTCATGAACTGACCACTCGCATTGATTTGCGGTAATCCGATGGCAAGAACTTCGCGAACTTTCTTTTCCGATTTTTCCATGTCGGCCTGACTCATCTTTACAGAATAATTGTTTTTCATTCCGTAATCGAGCGCATCTTTTAAAGTCATGCTTTGTTGTCCGTATGCCGACAATGCAAATACACAACTCAGGGTCAGAATAAATTTGCTGGGTTTCATTAGTGGGAGAGCTTTATGATTTGGTCGTTTTTGAGTTTCTGTTTTAATAATTCAATTCCTTTTTCATTGGCAATTCCGTGAATATGATAGGTCATCATTTCGCGAAACACATCACCAAAGTGAAATAAAGAAGGAGGGAATAATTCACCGTCGAATACAATATCAATTCTTGAAATATGAATGCGGGTCATGATTTCCGGATTGAGGTCTTTCCGGTAATATCCCTCCCGAATTCCTCGTTTGAGATTTGCCAGTACGGTGCGGTATGCGGTGTTCTTTTTGTAATTGCTGAACACTTCCCATGCCTCCGGATAATATTTTTCAAGATCGAAGTGAATAGAAGGATGCACGGCACTCACCTTTTCACCAATGTGATGTGTAATGCGCAATAACTCCTCAATGGCAGAATCACTTTCAGCAGCAAATTTTTCCACCATTTCATGATCCGAGTCGCACTCAAATTGCAGGACTTTCGTAACGAGATCTGCTTTATCGGTAACATACTTATAAAGCGTCTTTTTCGAAATCTTCAATTCGCGCGAAACATCGTCCATTGTCATGCTCTTAATTCCATAACGCATAAAAATGCGCAGAACCTGTTCAAGCATTTCTTTGTCCATTTTTTCCATCATCTCTGTTCTGTTTTTTATTCCGGCCACAAATGTATAAACACAGAAACATAAGAAACAAATTTTATGTGTAAATGTTTCCAGTGTTTTTTCGGTTTCCTACAAAATCCTGTTTATCAACGTTTTAATATATATGAATTTTACAGTATATTCTTTAGACGAAGAAGTCGGGGCAATATTTTAAGGTTCCGGCACATTTTTACAAAACAAGTAGAAAAGCCTGAGGGAGAATTTTCGTTTTTTTGCAGTCCAAATACATTCAACCGTGAAAAGAACCAAAATCAAGGACCTGCTTCAAATGGAGCCGGGCAATCAGGAAGTTGTTGCTAAGGGATGGGTTAAAACCTTCCGTAACAATCAGTTTTTATCGCTTAATGATGGTTCTACCTTGAATAATATTCAAGCCGTTATTGATTTTGAAAATACTCCGGAGTCGGAATTAAAGCGGTTAACCACCGGTGCTGCTGTTTCGGTTAAAGGGATGTTGATTGCTTCACAGGGTAAGGGTCAAAAAGTAGAATTAAAAGTTTCTTCTTTTGAAATTCTTGGTGATAGTGATGCAGAAAAATTTCCGCTTCAACCTAAAAAACATTCGCTCGAATTTCTCCGTGAAATTGCACACCTGCGTTTTCGCACCAATACCTTTAGTGCAGTATTCCGTGTTCGTCACGCTTTAGCATTCGCCATTCACAAATTTTTTAATGATAAAGGATTTGTCTATTTGCACACTCCGGTGATAACAGCTTCCGATGCAGAAGGTGCCGGAGAAATGTTTCGTATTTCTACCCTGGATCCAAAAAATCCGCCACTCACCGAAAACGGTGATATCGATTTTACGCAGGATTTTTTCGGTCGACAAGCCAACCTCACAGTATCGGGTCAACTCGAAGCTGAACTCGGGGCCATGGCTTTAAGTGAGGTGTATACCTTCGGACCCACCTTCCGTGCAGAAAATTCCAACACCACGCGTCACCTCGCCGAATTCTGGATGATTGAACCTGAAGTTGCATTCAATGATTTAAACGATAACATGGACTTAGCAGAAGACCTGCTGAAATATGTGATTCGCTATGCGATGGAACATTGTGCCGAAGACCTTGAGTTTTTGCGTACGC
This Flavobacteriales bacterium DNA region includes the following protein-coding sequences:
- a CDS encoding TetR/AcrR family transcriptional regulator; translated protein: MAGIKNRTEMMEKMDKEMLEQVLRIFMRYGIKSMTMDDVSRELKISKKTLYKYVTDKADLVTKVLQFECDSDHEMVEKFAAESDSAIEELLRITHHIGEKVSAVHPSIHFDLEKYYPEAWEVFSNYKKNTAYRTVLANLKRGIREGYYRKDLNPEIMTRIHISRIDIVFDGELFPPSLFHFGDVFREMMTYHIHGIANEKGIELLKQKLKNDQIIKLSH
- the asnS gene encoding asparagine--tRNA ligase, which gives rise to MKRTKIKDLLQMEPGNQEVVAKGWVKTFRNNQFLSLNDGSTLNNIQAVIDFENTPESELKRLTTGAAVSVKGMLIASQGKGQKVELKVSSFEILGDSDAEKFPLQPKKHSLEFLREIAHLRFRTNTFSAVFRVRHALAFAIHKFFNDKGFVYLHTPVITASDAEGAGEMFRISTLDPKNPPLTENGDIDFTQDFFGRQANLTVSGQLEAELGAMALSEVYTFGPTFRAENSNTTRHLAEFWMIEPEVAFNDLNDNMDLAEDLLKYVIRYAMEHCAEDLEFLRTRLLEEEKQKPQNERSEMDLVQKLNFCLENNFERLTYTEAIQILMDSPNNKKKKFQYPVSGWGTDLQSEHERYLVEKHFKKPVILTDYPKHIKAFYMRMNEDGKTVRAMDILFPGIGEIVGGSQREERLSILEERMKEMHIPTEEMYWYLDTRRFGTVPHAGFGLGFERLVLFVTGMTNIRDVIPFPRTPKNCEF